The Streptococcus mitis region GAGTTATTTTTAATTGTTGAATAAAAGGAAAAAAGGAAGACTTTCTGGATGAAAAACTTCCTTTTTTAGTCAATCAGTACATGCTGATTTTAATGAAATGCTAGTATATTGTTTATTTTTTTAAAGATCGTAAAAAACAATCAATCTCTGCTTGAGAATGGAGAATATGCATCTTTTCTGGGTAAGTATTGTGTAAGTATTGGTATCTATCCTTAGCATTTTTAGTCCGTCCATCCCAAAGAATCCATCGAATAAACTCCCAATTAAATTGTTCTTGACAACCAGCTGCCATACTTTCTCTGACCTTGCCTCGGTATGTGAGATACCGTTTAAAGGCTCTAAAGAGACAGGTCAATGGAGAAAAGTTGAGAAAGATGATTTGGTCAGCTTCCTGCATTCTTTCCTCGTAATAGCACCAAGAATAATTACCATCGATAACCCAAGATTCATGCTTGGTGAGAAAGTTTTTCATCTCGGTCAGCATCCATTCGCGATCACTATCTTGCCAATCGGGTTGAAATTGGAGTGTGTCCATGTGAAGTTTTGGGATGGAGTAGCAGTGAGACAACTTTTCGGCTAGAGTTGACTTACCAGCACCAGAATATCCGATAATTGCGATTTTCATTTCCTACCTTTTCCTATTTGGAGACAAAAAAACAGCCTCTATGGACTGTTTCTTATTTAGCAAGTTTAGCTGAAAGACGAGCTTTGTCGCGACTTGCTTTGTTTTTGTGAATCAAACCTTTAGTTTCTGCTTTATCGATAGCTGAGCTAGCAGCACGGAAAAGTTCTTCAGATGGGTTTGCTTCGAAAGCT contains the following coding sequences:
- a CDS encoding DNA topology modulation protein, which produces MKIAIIGYSGAGKSTLAEKLSHCYSIPKLHMDTLQFQPDWQDSDREWMLTEMKNFLTKHESWVIDGNYSWCYYEERMQEADQIIFLNFSPLTCLFRAFKRYLTYRGKVRESMAAGCQEQFNWEFIRWILWDGRTKNAKDRYQYLHNTYPEKMHILHSQAEIDCFLRSLKK
- the rpsT gene encoding 30S ribosomal protein S20; the encoded protein is MANIKSAIKRAELNVKQNEKNSAQKSAMRTAIKAFEANPSEELFRAASSAIDKAETKGLIHKNKASRDKARLSAKLAK